The following is a genomic window from Triplophysa rosa linkage group LG11, Trosa_1v2, whole genome shotgun sequence.
CTAATGTATTGTTCGCACGTTTCTCTGCTACAAAGGCCGCGTTTCAAAACCTAGTGAACTGTCCATCTAGACAACGTTTTTGTACCAAAACGTTTAAAGCTCGGTTAGTTTTGAGGTACAGacctagtattttatttattctgtttaatTGTGGTAGTTCGGTTGAAGTGGTGGCGTTGGTAATGTATACAGATAAATAAACGTAAGTAACCGTCtttatattaattgtatatTGCCTAAGTTCCACCAGTTCGTATTTCTTCcagttttttgctgttttgccTACTTTAGAGTTCCAGTTGTTTTCAGGGTACGTATGATGTATTTTTGAGTATATTACCTTAACTGTAAATTCAGGTATTGTAACAGAGATTTTGACGATGAAAAGATTCTTATTCAACACCAGAAGGCCAAACACTTTAAATGCCACATATGTCACAAAAAATTATACACTGGTCCTGGTCTGGCCATCCACTGTATGCAGGTAGGATGATGTCATTTTGTGTAATGCCATATATACCTTTTTCACGTTCAGTTGGATTAACATCCAGAGTGTTTATTTGCTCAAGGTTCACAAAGAAACCATCGACAGTGTCCCCAATGCCATACCTGGAAGAACTGACATAGAATTAGAGATTTATGGAATGGAGGGTATTCCAGAAAAAGACATGGAGGAGAGGAGGCGTGTGCTtgaacagaaaacacagggtaTCACGTTTAATTTGCTCTGTTGCTAATCCTTTTGAGGATGTATAAACCCAGCCTAACTAGATTTCCTTGCTTTTTGGAAACAGAAAATCAGAAGAGAAAGCAGAATCAGGATGActctgatgaagatgatgatgatgatgaagctGGACCCTCCTTCCAACAGCCAGCAGCATCAGCGCAGCCTCAGGCTGCCTACACCCCGATGACCCAGCCAGGAATGGCCCCTGTCCCAGCACCAGGGATGCCACCTAGAGGCTACTCAGGTGTGCTGTGTAACAGTTAGGTTTTACATtgattaaaacatttcattctGGTTAATCTAAATAATAAAGCTTTGTGTCTGGTATATTTATTGCGTATCTTATCGGCTGCTCTTATAGGAATGCCGCCAATGATGCCTGGTGTTCCTCCAATGATGCCAGGCATGCCCCCTGTAATGCCAGGGATGCATCCAGGGTAAGTGTTTATAGAGTCTGTATAAtacttgttttttctttagttCCCCTgtataaattttttttttacattttaacagcATGATGCCAATGGGTGGGATGATGCCACATGGGCATGGAATGCCCCCAATGATGCCAGGCATGCCACCAGGTATATAGACCTTTGTTTAATTGCTCATTACTGTTTTGAGAtaagtttaattatttattaataattattgttCTTGTCAGGAATACCTCCTCCAATGGGCCCTCACCCAGGCATGCCCCACATGGCCCAGGCCCCTCCCACCACCATCAGGCCGGCAGTGCCTGCCGTTACAGTTCCCACACCACAGCCAGGTGTCTCCAAACCACTGTTCCCCAGTGCAGGACAGGTAGCCTCACCTGCCCTCTTTTCTTTTAGCCACCTGTTTTCACATAGTTTATAGCGCTAGAAAATGGACCTTTTTGGTTTCTAATGACATCACTTTCAAGGACTGTTTAGACTTCCATATAGAAGAAAAGACGATGTTTGTAAGTAGATCAAAATTGGAGTTGATTTTTATCATCAAGCATTTGATTCTCAAGACGGACCCTCGAAGGTTTAGTGGTTTATCGTAACTGTATCATTAATGCTACTGACGTTGTTCTCAGGGCTTCTGGACTGCCACACTAAAGTTCAGGATTGTGTTCATGAAAGCTTTTGTGAACAGCAGTCCTGTCCAGAATCAAACAGCTGAGGTTCTTTACTCTCTGCTCTTTCTCCACGCTGCAGATGGGGACTCGAGCTCCAAGCACAAGCTCAGCCTCCTCCAGTCTGGACACTTTGTCAGCATCCTCTAAACCGCTGTCCCAAGTATGCAGCAGCTTGTTGAGCGATAGAAAATATTGATGGCATGCAACTGCAGACATCAAGCTGCCTCCATTAGTATAATTGAACTGGCTGTAGAGAGGCTGCTGTAGTGTTTCAGAAGCGTAAAGAGagaatgatttaaaatgaatgcgATAGTctgcttcattttttttttgtctaaaccTTGTTTTCCCGACAAATATTTGACAATTTTGTTAAATTTGTAAGCATACAGTGGACCCAGACTGTATTTGGACACTTGCATCGCAAAGTATGATGCaacgtaaagggatagttcacccaaaaattacttGCCCTCTTTTCATTTTGAATCTGTATGAGTCTTCAGAACATGGAAGATATTTTtgagaacgttggtaaccaaacaacattgtcct
Proteins encoded in this region:
- the znf207a gene encoding BUB3-interacting and GLEBS motif-containing protein ZNF207a isoform X3, with translation MGRKKKKQMKPWCWYCNRDFDDEKILIQHQKAKHFKCHICHKKLYTGPGLAIHCMQVHKETIDSVPNAIPGRTDIELEIYGMEGIPEKDMEERRRVLEQKTQENQKRKQNQDDSDEDDDDDEAGPSFQQPAASAQPQAAYTPMTQPGMAPVPAPGMPPRGYSGVLCNRMPPMMPGVPPMMPGMPPVMPGMHPGMMPMGGMMPHGHGMPPMMPGMPPGIPPPMGPHPGMPHMAQAPPTTIRPAVPAVTVPTPQPGVSKPLFPSAGQVQQAVAGAATSSSAPPSVAPKPTFPAYTQPSSSPANSSSTVAKPGTPVTSKPATLTTTSATSKLIHPDEDISLEELRAHLPRYQCKIPNAGQAHVSSPPVASMGSVLSPQQGIPVQQSGVRHPMQGPYGAPPQGVSGFAPGGMPPYGQAPPMVPPYQAAPPRPAIGMRPPVMSPGGRY
- the znf207a gene encoding BUB3-interacting and GLEBS motif-containing protein ZNF207a isoform X2; the encoded protein is MGRKKKKQMKPWCWYCNRDFDDEKILIQHQKAKHFKCHICHKKLYTGPGLAIHCMQVHKETIDSVPNAIPGRTDIELEIYGMEGIPEKDMEERRRVLEQKTQENQKRKQNQDDSDEDDDDDEAGPSFQQPAASAQPQAAYTPMTQPGMAPVPAPGMPPRGYSGMPPMMPGVPPMMPGMPPVMPGMHPGMMPMGGMMPHGHGMPPMMPGMPPGIPPPMGPHPGMPHMAQAPPTTIRPAVPAVTVPTPQPGVSKPLFPSAGQMGTRAPSTSSASSSLDTLSASSKPLSQVQQAVAGAATSSSAPPSVAPKPTFPAYTQPSSSPANSSSTVAKPGTPVTSKPATLTTTSATSKLIHPDEDISLEELRAHLPRYQCKIPNAGQAHVSSPPVASMGSVLSPQQGIPVQQSGVRHPMQGPYGAPPQGVSGFAPGGMPPYGQAPPMVPPYQAAPPRPAIGMRPPVMSPGGRY
- the znf207a gene encoding BUB3-interacting and GLEBS motif-containing protein ZNF207a isoform X4, with amino-acid sequence MGRKKKKQMKPWCWYCNRDFDDEKILIQHQKAKHFKCHICHKKLYTGPGLAIHCMQVHKETIDSVPNAIPGRTDIELEIYGMEGIPEKDMEERRRVLEQKTQENQKRKQNQDDSDEDDDDDEAGPSFQQPAASAQPQAAYTPMTQPGMAPVPAPGMPPRGYSGMPPMMPGVPPMMPGMPPVMPGMHPGMMPMGGMMPHGHGMPPMMPGMPPGIPPPMGPHPGMPHMAQAPPTTIRPAVPAVTVPTPQPGVSKPLFPSAGQVQQAVAGAATSSSAPPSVAPKPTFPAYTQPSSSPANSSSTVAKPGTPVTSKPATLTTTSATSKLIHPDEDISLEELRAHLPRYQCKIPNAGQAHVSSPPVASMGSVLSPQQGIPVQQSGVRHPMQGPYGAPPQGVSGFAPGGMPPYGQAPPMVPPYQAAPPRPAIGMRPPVMSPGGRY
- the znf207a gene encoding BUB3-interacting and GLEBS motif-containing protein ZNF207a isoform X1, encoding MGRKKKKQMKPWCWYCNRDFDDEKILIQHQKAKHFKCHICHKKLYTGPGLAIHCMQVHKETIDSVPNAIPGRTDIELEIYGMEGIPEKDMEERRRVLEQKTQENQKRKQNQDDSDEDDDDDEAGPSFQQPAASAQPQAAYTPMTQPGMAPVPAPGMPPRGYSGVLCNRMPPMMPGVPPMMPGMPPVMPGMHPGMMPMGGMMPHGHGMPPMMPGMPPGIPPPMGPHPGMPHMAQAPPTTIRPAVPAVTVPTPQPGVSKPLFPSAGQMGTRAPSTSSASSSLDTLSASSKPLSQVQQAVAGAATSSSAPPSVAPKPTFPAYTQPSSSPANSSSTVAKPGTPVTSKPATLTTTSATSKLIHPDEDISLEELRAHLPRYQCKIPNAGQAHVSSPPVASMGSVLSPQQGIPVQQSGVRHPMQGPYGAPPQGVSGFAPGGMPPYGQAPPMVPPYQAAPPRPAIGMRPPVMSPGGRY